From a region of the Candidatus Brocadia sp. genome:
- a CDS encoding glycosyltransferase, whose product MFKPIKLIDIELSRPLVTIEGLYGYELLQALVRLHNTPIGFIKVPVINGRCTPTDLRRAIQKQKTIDNAHHFFSDDLSASAITENLRINDLLKVPPPVYPGPQPLVTVAVCTRDRTEDLRQCLDSLNDLDYPALDILVIDNAPRNDDTEQLARTTFPGIRYVLEPRPGLDWARNRAITEARGEIIAYTDDDVVVDPGWVKALVETFNQNDSVMAVTGLVVPYELETEAQILFERHGGFGRGFVYKEYRAKKKNGKVKALHHSSVGRFGTGANMAFRSSLFHKIGYFDPALDVGTVTNGGGDLEMFFRVLKEGYTLCYEPRALVRHKHRRNYHQLREQLTNWGTGFISYFMRSALAYPDERFAFFRVWLWWLMRKIRLLLISFTGSSRFSPDLLLAEICGSFLLGRYPKARRTAAKIAQIFGSATQVVSPKEACVTKDDSRT is encoded by the coding sequence ATGTTTAAACCTATCAAATTAATAGATATCGAATTGAGCCGTCCTCTTGTGACCATAGAGGGGCTGTATGGCTACGAGTTATTACAGGCGTTGGTCCGCTTGCATAATACTCCAATTGGGTTTATTAAGGTGCCGGTTATCAATGGTCGTTGCACACCAACCGATCTTCGCAGAGCAATTCAGAAACAAAAGACTATCGATAACGCACACCATTTTTTCTCCGATGATCTGTCGGCGTCAGCGATAACGGAAAATTTACGTATCAATGACCTGCTTAAAGTTCCGCCTCCTGTTTACCCAGGACCACAGCCTCTTGTCACCGTTGCAGTCTGCACCCGAGACCGGACCGAAGACCTGCGGCAATGTCTCGATTCTCTCAACGACCTTGATTACCCCGCTCTTGATATCCTGGTTATAGATAATGCTCCCAGGAACGATGACACCGAGCAACTGGCTCGCACAACCTTCCCCGGGATACGCTATGTCCTAGAACCCAGACCAGGCCTCGATTGGGCGCGAAATCGAGCCATAACCGAAGCACGCGGTGAGATTATTGCTTACACTGATGACGATGTAGTTGTTGATCCGGGATGGGTAAAAGCGCTCGTGGAAACCTTCAACCAAAATGATTCGGTGATGGCGGTAACAGGATTGGTCGTACCGTATGAATTAGAAACCGAGGCACAGATACTTTTTGAACGGCACGGTGGTTTTGGTCGCGGCTTTGTATATAAGGAATACCGGGCAAAGAAAAAGAATGGCAAGGTGAAGGCGCTTCATCATAGCAGTGTAGGACGATTTGGCACCGGCGCAAATATGGCTTTTCGTAGCAGTTTATTTCATAAGATCGGATACTTTGACCCAGCCCTGGATGTGGGAACTGTTACCAACGGTGGTGGCGACCTCGAAATGTTTTTCCGGGTACTGAAAGAAGGATATACCCTGTGCTATGAGCCACGTGCATTGGTACGCCACAAGCATCGTCGAAACTACCATCAATTGCGGGAACAGCTTACCAATTGGGGCACCGGTTTTATTTCGTATTTCATGCGAAGCGCCCTGGCATATCCGGATGAGCGATTTGCCTTCTTCAGGGTATGGTTATGGTGGCTCATGCGGAAGATCCGCCTTCTGTTGATTTCCTTTACCGGTTCGTCACGTTTTTCACCTGATTTGCTCCTGGCAGAGATTTGTGGATCATTCCTTCTCGGACGCTACCCTAAAGCCAGGCGCACGGCAGCAAAAATTGCACAGATCTTTGGTTCTGCCACTCAGGTAGTATCGCCAAAAGAAGCCTGTGTTACAAAGGACGATTCACGAACGTAA